The Helicobacter cetorum MIT 00-7128 region CATGTTAGGTCAAGAAGGCATTAATAAAGTCTTTAATCAAGCCGGGCTTTCTCAAGTCTTAGGTGAAGTGGCTATGCAATCTATCAAAAAGGCTGGGGGCTTGGGGAGTTTGGTTGCTGATATGCTAGGGAATGATAGCGTTATTGGCAAAACCTTGACTGCTGAACAAAAAAATGAAACTTTTGACCAACTCTTAGGCAAACAGAATTTTGATAATTTAATGAATAGTAGCGGATTAAATCAAGTGATTAAGGATTTAATCAAACAAAAACTAGGCTTTTTTACAGGCTTAGTAGGGGGATTAGCTGGAATTGGGGGTATAGATTTACAAAATCCTGAAAAAATGATAGGCAATATGTCTATCAATGAATTACTAGGCAAACAAGATTTGCTTAATAAAATTACCGGCTATATTTCAGCTAATGATATAGGGCAAGTGATGAATGTCATGCTTAAAGATATTGTTAATCCTAGTAGCGCTCTAAAAAGTGATGTTGAAACTTTAGGTAAAGAAATGATAGGGAAGTTTTTGGGGCAAAACACTCTGCAATCCATAGAAGATTTATTACAAAATCAGCAAATTAAAGAAGTGCTAGATAAAATTCTTGATGCTAAGGGCTTAGGTTCAATTTATGAAAAAGGTTTGGGGAGCTTAATACCAAGTTTAGGCGATAAGGGACTTCTTGCACCCTATGGATTAAGTCAAGTATGGCAACAAGGCAATTTTGATTTTAACGCTAAGGGCAATGTTTTTGTGCAAAATTCTAGTTTTTCTAATGCTAATGGAGGAACGCTAGGCTTTAATGCGGGGGGCTTATTGATTTTTGCCGGAGATAATAGCATTAATTTTAGTAAGCATACCGGCACGCTTAATTTGTTATCCAATCAAGTTTCTAATATTGATATTACTACGCTTAATGCGAGTAATGGGCTTAATATAAATGCTACCAATAATAATGTATCTGTATCTCAAGGAAATATTTATGTGAATGCAAGCTGTGTGAGTGAAACTCCAACAAATACTACTACTTCAAACACAACTAATTCTACAAATATTTGTAAGCCTATTAATATGGCTAATTCTAGCAAAAATACTAAAAATACTTCTTCAAATAATAACGCACAAATTGTTTTAAATAATAATGATGAGAGCTTGAGCGTTACGGCAAATAATTTTAATTTTTCAGGCAATATTTATGCGAATGGGGTTGTTAATCTCTCAAGCGTTAAGGGCTTTTCTAATATTAAGAATTTATACCTTTATGACAAGGCGCAGTTTCAAGGTAATAATCTCATTATCTCTAAAAATGCCTCTTTAGAGCAAAATGCCTCTTTTAACACTAATAATCTTATTGTTCAAGGCATCTTCAATAATGGCACTCTACATGGCAATGTAAAAGTGAATAAAAATTTAGATATTATGCAAAATGGCTCTCTAAGCACTGGTGTTTATGGCATGCAAGTTGGGGGGAATTTCAATAATTTTGGGACAATAAACTTTGATTTAATAGGCTCTCAAACGCCCACAACACCCCTTATTCAAGTAGGGGGTGTGGTCAATCTCAATACTGCAGATAAACCTTTTATCAATATTACTAATAGTGTAGCTAATAATGCGACCTACACCTTATTAAAAAGCAGTCGTTACATTAACTATAATATCAACCCAAATAGCTTGCAATCTTATTTGAAACTCTATACTTTAATTGATATTAACGGACATCATATTAAAGATGATAATGGCGTGCTAACCTATTTAGGACAGAAAGTAAAATTGCAAGATAAAGGGCTATTATTAAGCGTAAGCGTTGATTCCACTACTCAAAACACTTCTAACACCACTGATAAAAATGATAGCTCAAGCCAAGCACTTACAAAAGAAAGCGCTCTAAAAGCGCCTACAAAGGATAATATTTTAAGCCTTTCTATTTTGTATAATCAAATTAAAATGTCTTATGGCAATAAAGTTATGGCGTTTAACGCTCCCACTTTGCAAGAATATATTACAAGCATTCAAGGTAAGAATGCTTTGGATAAAATCTATGCTATAGGCGGAAATAGAGTGATTAATTGGTTTTCAAAACTCATGATAGATTCTCAAGAAAACCCGCTTTTTGCACCGATTTATTTAGAACAACACAACTTAAGCGAATTGTTAAATGTGGCTGAGGATATTAAAAATACCATGAGCTTAATTTCTAACCCTAATTTTAGAAATAGTGCCTCAAGGCTTTTGGAAGTTGCAAGTTATACCCAACAAACTAGCCGTTTAACCAAACTTTCTAATTTTAGAGCTGAGGCTGAACCAAGTTTTCATGAGCGTTTGCTAGAGCTTAAAAACAAGCGCTTTAGTGATTCTAACCCTAATGCGCTAGATTTTATTCTTAAATATACAGAGCGAGATAAATATAAAAACAATGTTTGGGTGCAAGGAGTAGGGGGAGCAAGCTTTGTAGCTGGAGGCACTGGCACACTTTATGGCTTGAATGTAGGCTATGATAGATTTATTAAAAATGTGATTCTTGGGGGTTATGTAGCTTATGGGTATAGCGGGTTTAATGGGCGCATTCTTAATTCTGGCTCTAATAATGTGAATGCAGGATTTTACACTAGAGCATTTGTCAAGAAAAGCGAAATTACTTTTAGTGCGAGTGAGACTTGGGGAGGTAATAAAACCTCTATTACTTCTAATAATTCATTGCTTTCTGTAGTCAATCAGCGCTATAACTACAACACTTGGACAACCAATCTTAATGGCAATTATGGCTATGACTTTATTTTTAGGCATAAGAGCGTGGTGTTAAAGCCTCAAGTGGGTTTAAGTTATTATTATATGGGATTAAGTGGTATGAAAGGCAAGATGAATAATCCCTCTTATCAGCAATTTGCTACTAATGCCAACCCCTCTAATAAATCTATTTTAATGGTTGATGTGGGGGTTGAAAGCCGTCAGTATTTTGGTAAAAATTCCTATTATTTTGTAACTGCAAGACTTGGAAAAGATATTTTTGTAAGTTCTTCTGGCGATAAAATGGTGCGCTTTATGGGCGAAGATACCTTATTGTATCGCAAAGGAGGAGCGTATAATACCTTTGCAAGCATTACCACAGGGGGCGAAATGCGCTTATGGCATGCTATTTATGTGAATGCGGGTATTGGAGCTAGATTTGGTTTGCAATATCAAGATATTAATTTAACCGGAAATGTGGGTATGAGAGTAGTGTTTTAGCTTTTTTGCTATAATTCTAGCCAAATCTCTTAATTTTAGGTCATACATGCCAAACTATGAAAAGTTATTAAAAACTTATGAAACCCCTTTTTATCTCTATGATTTTAACCAAATCAAACAAGCTTTTTTAAACTACAAAGAGGCTTTTAGAGGGCGTAAATCTTTGATTTGCTACGCTTTAAAGGCTAATTCTAATTTAAGCATTCTTTCTTTATTGGCGAGTTTAGAAAGTGGGGCAGATTGTGTTTCAATAGGCGAGATAAAAAGGGCTTTAGAGGCTGGTATTAAGCCCTATAGAATCGTGTTTAGTGGGGTAGGCAAAAGCGAGTTTGAAATAGAACAAGCCTTAAAACTCAATATTTTATTTTTAAATGTTGAGAGTTTTATGGAATTAAAAACGATTGAAAAAATCGCTCAAACTCTAGGGATTAAGGCTAGAATTTCTATAAGAATTAATCCCAATATTGACGCTAAAACGCACCCCTATATTTCTACCGGTTTGAAAGAAAATAAGTTTGGCGTAGAAGAAAAAGAGGCCTTAGAAATGTTTGTCTTTGCCAAAAAAAGCGCCTTTTTAGAGCCTATTAGCGTGCATTTTCATATTGGTTCGCAACTCTTAGATTTAGAGCCTATTTTAGAGGCGAGCGCTAAGGTTGTAAAAATCGCTAAATCTTTAATAGCCCTTGGGATAGATTTACGCTTTTTTGATGTGGGGGGTGGCATTGGCGTGAGTTATGAAAATGAAGAAACGATTAAACTCTATGATTACGCACAAGGGATTTTAGATTCACTTAAAGGCCTAGATTTAACCATAATCTGTGAGCCAGGCCGTTCTATCGTGGCTGAGAGTGGGGAATTAGTTACGCAAGTTTTGTATGAGAAAGTGGCTCAAAACAAGCGTTTTGTAGTTGTTGATGCTGGGATGAATGATTTTTTACGCCCAAGTCTTTATGGCGCTAAACATGAAATTGAGGTTATTTCTAGTGCGAATAAAGGGGGCGAAACTTCGCTTTGTGATGTGGTAGGGCCTGTGTGTGAATCTAGCGATACTTTTTTAAAAAATATCCATTTACCACCATTAGAACAAGGCGATATTTTAGCTTTAAAAAAAGTAGGGGCATATGGCTCTAGCATGGCTAGTAATTATAATTCACGCCCCAAACTCTTAGAATTAGCCCTAGAAAATGAGAATGTAAGAGTGATTAGAAAAAAAGAGAGTTTAGAAGACTTGTGGCGTTTAGAAAAGGAATGTTTAAATGGTTGAAAATAGCAATTTAAGTATTTTAAGAGCTAGAATTGATGAGATTGATAACAAAATTATAGAATTGTTAGAAACACGCTTAGAAATGTCTGTAAAAATCGCACACAATAAGGATAAAAATTCTATTTATTGCCCTAAAAGAGAAGAAGAAATTATCAATCGTTTGAATCATAAGCTTTTAAAATACCTAGATAAAGCAACGCTTATAAAGATTTATCAAGAAATTTTTAGCAGGTCTAAAGACTTGCAAGAAGATGCTTTAAAGAATAAAAAATAATTTAATAGCTATTAAATATAAGGAAAATAGATAATAATGTTTGAAAAAATCACTTTAGAGCATAAAGATTTGTTTTCAAGGTTTTTAAACGCTCAAAGGATTGTTGTATCTGATGTGAGTTTTGTGAATTGCTTTTTATGGCAACATGCACGACTCATTAAAGTGGCTGTGATTAAGGATTGTTTAGTGATTCAAACCACTTATAAAAATCAAAAGCCCTTTTATTTCTATCCTATCGGTAAGAATGTTAATGAATGCGTTAAAGAGCTTTTGACATTAGAAAAAAATTTGGAATTTCACTCTCTTAGTTTAGAGCAAATGGAAAGTTTAAAAGAAAATTTTGTAGGGGTTTTTGAATTTGTTTATAATAGGGATAGGAGTGATTATGTTTACTCTATTGAAGAATTAATCGCTCTAAAAGGGAAAAAATACCATAAGAAAAAAAACCACTTAAACCAGTTTTTAAAAAATTATCCTGATTTTGTTTATGAAAAAATTTCTTCTAAAAATAACAAAGAAGTTTTAGAAATCTCTCAAGAGTGGTTTTTAAAAAGTGCAACTAATGACTTAGGGCTAATCCATGAAAATAAGGGGATTAAAAGTGTCTTAGAAAATTATGAAAGCTTGGATTTAAAGGGGGGGCTTGTTAGGGTTGATAAAGAGATGGTAGCGTTTAGCTTTGGAGAAATTTTGAATGAAAATAGTGCACTCATTCATATTGAAAAAGCTCGTTTGGATATTGTGGGAGCGTATCAAATTATTAACCAGCAATTACTATTAAACGAATTTAGCCATTTAACTTATGCTAATAGAGAAGAAGACTTAGGATTAGAAGGCTTGAGAAGGGCTAAAATGAGTTATAACCCTGTCTTTTTTATAGATAAATACGAGGCCATTGCTAAAAATTAAATGATTTTTGGGGATTTTAAATATCAAAAATGCGTTAAGAAACTTGTTGCCACTAATTCTAACGAGCTTAAAAATGCCCTAGATTTTATCTCTCAAAATAGGGGAAAGGGGTATTTTGTAGGGTATCTTACTTATGAAACACGCCTTGCTTTTTTAGATGAAACTTTTAAAAGCCAAACCCCTTTTTTATATTTTGAACAATTTTTAGAAAGAAAAAAATACGCTTTAAAGCCTTTAAAAGAACACACTTTTTACCCTAATATTCATAGCCCTTTAAATAAAGAGAGCTATTTTAGGCAATTTAAAAGCATTAAAGAGCATTTAAAAAAGGGCGATACCTATCAAGTCAATCTCACTATGGATTTAATTTTAAACACTCAAGCCAAGCTAGAAAAAATTTTTGAAGAAGTGTTACATAACCAAAACACGCCCTTTAAGGCTTTTATAGAAAATGAGTTTAGTAGCATTTTAAGCTTTTCGCCGGAATTATTTTTTGAATTAGAATTTTTAGATAATGCGATTAAAATCATCACAAAACCTATGAAAGGCACGATAGCTCGCTCGCCTGACCCCTTAATAGATGAGAAAAACAAATTGTTTTTACAAAATGATAGTAAGAATAGAAGTGAAAATGTGATGATTGTGGATTTGTTGCGTAATGATTTGAGTCAAATTGCTCTAAAAAATAGCCTAAAAGTCAATCAATTATTTGAAATCATAGCCTTATCTAGTGTGTATCAAATGGTGAGTGAAATTGAAGCCAAATTATCTTTAGAGACAAGCTTATTTGAGATTTTTAAGGCGTTGTTTCCTTGTGGCTCTATTACAGGGTGTCCTAAGATAAAAACCATGCAAATCATTGAAAACTTAGAAAGGCGTGATAGGGGGGTGTATTGCGGAGCCATAGGACTTATTGAAGAAAAAAGAGCTCTTTTTAGCGTGCCCATTCGCACGATTGAAAAGAAAAAAGGCGAAAATTTTTTGCATTTAGGGGTAGGGAGTGGGGTTACTTATGAAAGTAAGAACGAAGATGAGTATGAAGAGAGTTTTTTGAAATCCTTTTTTGTCATGCCTAAAATTGAATTTGAGCTTATAGAGACGATGCGAGTGATAAAGGTAGCTCAAAAATTAGAGATTAGAAATAAAAACGCCCATAAAGAACGCCTTATGAGTAGTGCTAAATATTTTAATTTCAAATATGATGAAAATCTTTTAGACTTTGAGCTAGAAAAAGAAGGGGTTTTAAGAATTTTATTGCAAAAAAATGGCACACTCATTAAAGAATATAAAGCCTTAGAACCTTTAAAAAGCCTAGAAGTGCGTTTAAGTAAGACCCCCATAAATAAACACAATGATTTTTTATACCATAAGACGACTTACGCCCCTTTTTATCAAAAGACTAGAGAACTCATTAAAAAAGGCGTTATTTTTGATGAAATCTTTTATAACCAAGATTTTGAACTTACTGAAGGGGCTAGAAGTAATCTTATTTTAGAAATCAATAATGAGCTACTAACCCCTTATTTTAGTGCGGGTGCGTTAAAGGGAACAAGTGTTGTGGAGCTGTTAAAAAAGGGTCTTGTTAAATATGCCCCTTTGAATTTGCAAGATTTGCAAAGAGCAACAAAAATCTATTGTGTGAATGCGTTGCATGGCTTGGTAGAAGTAAAATGGATTATGTCGTGATTTTATATAGGTCTTGTTATTCATAAGAAACTAATTCTTATAAAATGTTTTATTAAAACGAGAAATATAACCTACAAATCTAATCTATAAGACTGATTGGGTTTTATCAAAAAGGATTTTTTAGAATTACTATAGATTGTTATTATTCTTGTAGTTTTAATATTTTCTAATTGATTTTCAAAAAAAAAAAAAAAAGAAAATAAAGCGATGATAAAAAGCATAATGCGCTTTAGGTTATAAAATATATCTTAATTTTTAGACTAATATTAACCATTATTAAACAAAAATAAATTCTATTATCCAAAATAATTGGTTGAAAATCATAGATTACACTATTAAAACAAGCTTAATTCTTAGTAATACAAAGCATAATTGATTCTAAAGAAATCGCTCTCATTAAAATTTGTTAACCCTAGAAAATTACCATTCGCACAACAAGTCATCTTGTTAAAAAACATAAAAGGATTGAAAATGAAAAAAATCGTTGTAAGTGGAATTTTAGCCTCTTTGTTAGCTACAGCTCTTATGGCAGAGGATACTAATTCTGATGAGAAATATGATAAAGCGTTGAATAATAGTGTTTATGGCATTGTGGGTTTCCAATATGGTCAAATGAGTCATGCCATATGGAATAGACATTCTCAAGGTGATCCGGGTTATGGTCAAACTAATATTGGTAATGGCTATGGTGTGAATGTGAGCTTAGGTTGGCAAGGGTATTTTGGCAAGACTAAGAGATGGGGCTTTAGGATTGCGGGCGTGTATGAATACATGTATTCTAATCCTGCTTTTGGTGGTGGTCAAATGAATATTGATACCTATGGTGCGTATTCAGATATTTTGCTTAAATTTGCTAAATTTGGCAAGCACTATGTTTCTGCCTACTTAGGAACAGCGCTTTTGGGTCAGTCCTTTGGTGTAAAAGGTGCTTCTTATATGGACGCATCAATGAATCATGATAACAATAAGATTCATCAAACTTATTTCCAAATCCCTATTCGTGTGGGTGTTATTGTAAGTTTAGCCAAACATTTAGATGCGCAATTTGGCTTTGAGATTCCTTTGGCTCGTGGCACTGCCTATAATTTTAATAATGCCAATGGTGATATGAAAGTAACCTATACTCAAATGTGGAATGTAAATTATAGTTTGATTTTTAGATTCTAAGTTTGCATTTTGACTCAACACTTCCTTTTTTTAGGGGGGGGTGTTTGAGTGGTTATAAGTAGGGGGGGCAAATAACGCCTATAATCTAACAAGTTTTTACTATCTCTTGTTTTTTAGTGCTTGAAATTTTAGGGAGTTTCAAACAAGCTTTTTTTAAGAAGTTTTTATTTTTCAAAAAATTGTAATGGTTTAAAAACTCATTAAAGCACTCATTGATTTAATCCTATAAAGTTTATAAAAAGATTTTGTAACAATAGGGGGTAAGGCTAACTCTCTTCCCAAATACTCGCCGCCTCTTCTAAACGCTCTTTATCAAAATGCGTATAAATCCTACTCGTATTCAAGCTTGCATGCCCTAGAGCTTCTTGAACTAAAATCAAATCATGGCGTTTTTGATAGAGTAAGGTTGCAAAAGAATGGCGTAACATATGAGCCCCATTTTTCTCTCTTCTAAGTCCTGCAAAACTTATAATGCGTTCTACTTGTTTATACAAATAAGCTTGCGTTAAGGCTGTGCCTTTTTGGTTACAAAACAACAAGTCATCTTTTATAGGGTATAACTCTCTTTCTATGAGCCATTCTTTTAAAAGGCTTTCAATGTGAAAAGCTTTTAGCATGACCGCTCTGTATTTATCGCCTTTACCCTTAATAGAAATGGTATAACAACCATTTTCTAAAGCAAAATCTTTGATTTTTAGTTGCAAAGCCTCACTAGAACGCATGCCTGTAAAGACAATGATTTTAATGAGTAGGCGATTTCTAGCTCT contains the following coding sequences:
- the lysA gene encoding diaminopimelate decarboxylase; its protein translation is MPNYEKLLKTYETPFYLYDFNQIKQAFLNYKEAFRGRKSLICYALKANSNLSILSLLASLESGADCVSIGEIKRALEAGIKPYRIVFSGVGKSEFEIEQALKLNILFLNVESFMELKTIEKIAQTLGIKARISIRINPNIDAKTHPYISTGLKENKFGVEEKEALEMFVFAKKSAFLEPISVHFHIGSQLLDLEPILEASAKVVKIAKSLIALGIDLRFFDVGGGIGVSYENEETIKLYDYAQGILDSLKGLDLTIICEPGRSIVAESGELVTQVLYEKVAQNKRFVVVDAGMNDFLRPSLYGAKHEIEVISSANKGGETSLCDVVGPVCESSDTFLKNIHLPPLEQGDILALKKVGAYGSSMASNYNSRPKLLELALENENVRVIRKKESLEDLWRLEKECLNG
- a CDS encoding outer membrane beta-barrel protein: MKKIVVSGILASLLATALMAEDTNSDEKYDKALNNSVYGIVGFQYGQMSHAIWNRHSQGDPGYGQTNIGNGYGVNVSLGWQGYFGKTKRWGFRIAGVYEYMYSNPAFGGGQMNIDTYGAYSDILLKFAKFGKHYVSAYLGTALLGQSFGVKGASYMDASMNHDNNKIHQTYFQIPIRVGVIVSLAKHLDAQFGFEIPLARGTAYNFNNANGDMKVTYTQMWNVNYSLIFRF
- a CDS encoding DUF2156 domain-containing protein, with translation MFEKITLEHKDLFSRFLNAQRIVVSDVSFVNCFLWQHARLIKVAVIKDCLVIQTTYKNQKPFYFYPIGKNVNECVKELLTLEKNLEFHSLSLEQMESLKENFVGVFEFVYNRDRSDYVYSIEELIALKGKKYHKKKNHLNQFLKNYPDFVYEKISSKNNKEVLEISQEWFLKSATNDLGLIHENKGIKSVLENYESLDLKGGLVRVDKEMVAFSFGEILNENSALIHIEKARLDIVGAYQIINQQLLLNEFSHLTYANREEDLGLEGLRRAKMSYNPVFFIDKYEAIAKN
- a CDS encoding chorismate mutase, giving the protein MVENSNLSILRARIDEIDNKIIELLETRLEMSVKIAHNKDKNSIYCPKREEEIINRLNHKLLKYLDKATLIKIYQEIFSRSKDLQEDALKNKK
- a CDS encoding bifunctional chorismate-binding protein/class IV aminotransferase — protein: MIFGDFKYQKCVKKLVATNSNELKNALDFISQNRGKGYFVGYLTYETRLAFLDETFKSQTPFLYFEQFLERKKYALKPLKEHTFYPNIHSPLNKESYFRQFKSIKEHLKKGDTYQVNLTMDLILNTQAKLEKIFEEVLHNQNTPFKAFIENEFSSILSFSPELFFELEFLDNAIKIITKPMKGTIARSPDPLIDEKNKLFLQNDSKNRSENVMIVDLLRNDLSQIALKNSLKVNQLFEIIALSSVYQMVSEIEAKLSLETSLFEIFKALFPCGSITGCPKIKTMQIIENLERRDRGVYCGAIGLIEEKRALFSVPIRTIEKKKGENFLHLGVGSGVTYESKNEDEYEESFLKSFFVMPKIEFELIETMRVIKVAQKLEIRNKNAHKERLMSSAKYFNFKYDENLLDFELEKEGVLRILLQKNGTLIKEYKALEPLKSLEVRLSKTPINKHNDFLYHKTTYAPFYQKTRELIKKGVIFDEIFYNQDFELTEGARSNLILEINNELLTPYFSAGALKGTSVVELLKKGLVKYAPLNLQDLQRATKIYCVNALHGLVEVKWIMS